TGATTTCACCGTTGGGGGAAAAGAGCACCGCATTGGTCAAGCCACGTCGCACCAAGTGAAGATTGGCGATTCGTTCGTCGACGCCTTCGAAGACAGGTCCGGAGAAGTGTATCAGGTCAACCTCGATGCGTTCGTTTCCGACATTGTCGACAAGGGATTCGATCAGCTTTTCGACGTCGTGGTTGTGGTAGAACGCTCCGTAAATCAGATTGGTACCCAGAATGCCGACCGCGTGTTGCTGCTGCACGTTTTCCGGATCCCACATGCGGCAGTGAAGATAAATCTCGTTGGGAGGTCCGCCTGGGGAAGCCTGAAAACGGATCCCCATCCAGCCATGAGTGTCGTCGCCGCCGCGGTAGCTCTTCGCCTTCATGGTATTGGCGTAGGCGAAAAAGGTACGTTCCGAGCCGATCTCGTCCTTGAGGCGTTCTTCGAGCAGGGCGTATTCGTGCTCGATCATCTTGACCACGCGTTCCTTCGACACGTAGCGGCCAACCTTGCCGTAGATCGAGTCGCTGAAAGTCATGTCGTAAGCCGACATGGTTTTGGCGATGGTTCCGGCTGCTCCTCCAGCCTGGAAAAAGTTTCTGCACGTCTCTTGTCCGGCGCCGATTTCGGCGAAAGTCCCGTATTTTGCTGCGTCGAGATTGACGGTGAGAGCTTTGCGGTTGGTGGTGAGGAATTCGCTCGTTTCGGAATTGGTTTCCATGTCGTGAGGAGAGTTTCGGGCGTGGAGCCTTATGCTGTATTCAAGGTTCTAGGCTCAGGGAAGGCTAGGTCAAACAGGGATCTTTGTTGGATCCGACAATTGCGTTAAAAGCGACAGTGCAGCCAAGTCCAGTTTAGGTTTGCGGACAGGGGTCGATGGGAGTGTTTAGGTTAAGTGTTTTTCTATTAATAGTATGAAGGATTTTTTTAAGATGTTCTTTGCCGCCTTGCTGGCCCTCGCGGTAGCCAGTTTTGGCCTATTTCTCTTTTTCTTGCTCATGGTAGGGCTGATCGGCTCGATGAGCCAGCCAGTCCCCCAAGTGGCGAACGGCAGCGTTCTAGTGTTCGATATGTCCGCCTCGGTCCAAGACAGGCCGGTGGGCATGACCCGTGACGCATTTATCGATGAAGTGGTAGGAGGGGCGGGTTCCCGAAGCCTATCCCTGTTGAGCTTGAAGCGAGGCCTGGAGGAGGCTGCGAATGACGACCGTATCGAAGCCTTGCTGCTGACAGGATCGTTTGCAGTGGACGGATATAGCTCGGGATTTGCGGCTCTCAAGGAAGTACGCGAGTCCATAGAAGTCTTTAAGGCTTCTGGAAAGCCGGTCTATGCCTATGTCGTGTATCCAAGCGCTCGGGACATGTATGTCATTTCGGCGGCTGACGAGATTTTCATGAACCCAGAGGGCGTGGTTGGCGATTCTGGCATGTCGATGAGCTATCCGTACCTGGGAGGCTTCATGGATCGCTACGGGATCGGGGTGCAGGTTACTAGAGCCGGAGAATACAAGGCGGCTGCGGAAACCTTTGTTTTGGAAGGGATGAGCGATCCAGCTCGCGAGGCGAATTCGGCGGTGCTGGCTGACTTTTGGCAGGAATATTTGGGGGTAATCGCTTCCGGAGCGGAATTCGATCCCGCTACTTACGAAACCAAGCTGAACGAGCTTGGAATGCTGGCCGCGGATGATGCTGCGGAAATTGGGCTTGTAGACGAACTGCTGTACACCGACGAGTTGATCGCGAAGATGCAGGGAATCTCCGGTTTGGAGAGTGAGTCTAACTCTTTTGTGCAGACAGCGATCGACGATTACCTGTTAGAGGTGGTTCATCCGATGTATTCCAGCGACGGCATGGTGGCTGTGATTTATGCGGAAGGATCGATCGTAGACGGAGAAGGGAAAGATGGGCAGATCGGCGGAAATTCGCTTGCTCGTGTTATCCGCAAAGCCCGTCAGGACAAAAAGGTAAAGGCCATGGTGCTACGTGTGAATTCGCCAGGCGGCAGCGCTTTAGCCAGCGAAGTGATTCAGCGCGAAGTCAGGTTAGCCAAGGAACAAATGCCAGTTGTCGTATCCATGGGAAGCGTGGCGGCCTCTGGTGGTTATTGGATATCCGCCTACTCGGATAAGATTTTCGCCCAGCCCAACACCTTGACCGGTTCGATCGGAGTGATCGGCGTTTTCTTCAACTACGAGGAATTGGCCAATAAGCACGGTGTGAATTTTGATACCGTCAAGACCACCGAGCATGCCGACTTGATGGGACAGTTTAGGGCCAAAACCGAAAAGGAGATGGGGCTGGTTCAGCGTCACGTGGATATCGTGTACGATTCATTCCTGCACAAAGTTTCCGAAGGGCGTGAGCTTCCGCTGGAGGAGGTACGCAAGATCGCTGGGGGAAGAATTTGGTCAGGCGTGGATGCCTTGGAGATTGGTCTGGTCGACGAGCTGGGCGGTTTGGCAGACGCGATCGCTTTTGCCGGAGAGCAGGCCGGACTTGGCAGTTTGCCCGCTATCGTGGAATTGCCGGAAGCTGGAAATTTCCTGGAGGATCTCTTTGCGGTGACTTCCCAAAAGGCTGCGGACGCGTCGACGGATGTTGCCCTTCGTCCGATTGTCCGTCTCTATAGGGAGATCGGCGAGATAAGCTCGCTGTACAACGATCCGAAGGGCGTGTATGCGGTTTTGCCTTACACGATCTCGATCGACTAGCCTATCCCGCAAAACTATGGAAACAGTACTCACTCGCGATTGCAGCGCTACAGCCATCCCGGCTGGCAACGCGGTCACCTTGGAAAAAGGGACCGAAGTATTTATCACCCAAACCCTGGGAGGAAACGTAACCGTACGGACCGGTAGCGGTCTGTTTCGCATCGCCAGCTTCGACGTCGACGCCTTGGAGGAAGTCGACTTGGGCGAATCTGGTTCCGAGGCCGCGTCAACGAGCGGTTCCCTGGAGGATTCCGTCTGGGACGCTTTGCGCCAGTGTTTCGACCCTGAGATCCCAATCAATATCGTGGATCTCGGACTCATTTATGATTTGAGAATCGAACCGAGCGAAGCGGGGCAAAGCAATGTGTTCGTGAAGATGACTTTGACGGCCCAAGGCTGCGGTATGGGACCCGTTATCGCGGAAGATGCCCGCACTCGTATCAGTCTTTTGGACGAGGTATCCGAGGCGACGGTAGATATCGTTTGGGACCCAGTTTGGAATCCGCAAATGATCTCCGAAGAAGGTCGCAAGGTACTAGGGATCGTTTGATCTCACGCTCTATTTAAATCTATCTAGCCCCACTTTCCGGTGGGGCTTTTTTGTGGAGCAAGCTCTCGGAATTAGCTTTCGCAGTTGGGGCGGGCGATGACGCCTTGGTAGGGTTCTGGGGCGAAGGTGCCGTCCCCGTCTTCCGGCATGTGGCGATCGCAGATGTCGAATAGCTGGGTTTTCGATTTGGCCCTTCGCATCTCGTAAAGAAACTTGCCTTCCGGGTCCACGCCCTGTCCCACGAAGTTGAGGTACTTCTTCATCTTGTTGACTTGGGCTTGTTCGGGAGCGTGGGGCTTGCTGACGGCTTCGTAGAGCTCTTTTATGTAGCGATTGACCTGATACAATGGGATCTCGGATATGGGCAAGCCGGCTTGGTCGTCTCGAATTTGCTGGAAGATCCAAGGGTTGCGAATGGCATGTCGACCGACCATGACGCCAGCGGCTCCCGTGTAATCGAGGACTTGGCGAGCTTTAGCGGCCGAGGTAATGTCGCCATTTGCCAGTAGCGGACAACTGATCCGTTCGGCAGCCCGCTTGATGAAGTCGTAGTGGACTTCGGAGCGATACATTTCCTTCACGGTTCTGCCGTGAAGGCTTAGCAGGTCGACCTGATGTTTATTGACGAGGTCGAGGATCGTTTCGAAGTTTTCAGTATCGGAAAATCCGATACGCATCTTTACGGTGA
This DNA window, taken from Pelagicoccus albus, encodes the following:
- the sppA gene encoding signal peptide peptidase SppA, with protein sequence MKDFFKMFFAALLALAVASFGLFLFFLLMVGLIGSMSQPVPQVANGSVLVFDMSASVQDRPVGMTRDAFIDEVVGGAGSRSLSLLSLKRGLEEAANDDRIEALLLTGSFAVDGYSSGFAALKEVRESIEVFKASGKPVYAYVVYPSARDMYVISAADEIFMNPEGVVGDSGMSMSYPYLGGFMDRYGIGVQVTRAGEYKAAAETFVLEGMSDPAREANSAVLADFWQEYLGVIASGAEFDPATYETKLNELGMLAADDAAEIGLVDELLYTDELIAKMQGISGLESESNSFVQTAIDDYLLEVVHPMYSSDGMVAVIYAEGSIVDGEGKDGQIGGNSLARVIRKARQDKKVKAMVLRVNSPGGSALASEVIQREVRLAKEQMPVVVSMGSVAASGGYWISAYSDKIFAQPNTLTGSIGVIGVFFNYEELANKHGVNFDTVKTTEHADLMGQFRAKTEKEMGLVQRHVDIVYDSFLHKVSEGRELPLEEVRKIAGGRIWSGVDALEIGLVDELGGLADAIAFAGEQAGLGSLPAIVELPEAGNFLEDLFAVTSQKAADASTDVALRPIVRLYREIGEISSLYNDPKGVYAVLPYTISID
- a CDS encoding iron-sulfur cluster assembly protein, coding for METVLTRDCSATAIPAGNAVTLEKGTEVFITQTLGGNVTVRTGSGLFRIASFDVDALEEVDLGESGSEAASTSGSLEDSVWDALRQCFDPEIPINIVDLGLIYDLRIEPSEAGQSNVFVKMTLTAQGCGMGPVIAEDARTRISLLDEVSEATVDIVWDPVWNPQMISEEGRKVLGIV
- a CDS encoding tRNA dihydrouridine synthase gives rise to the protein MSDIQPGRTQTPLPPPIQEGQPLTALAPMQDVTDLPFMAVIANCGAPDYFVTEYFRVHSQSRLEKHILEAVTENRTGRPVFAQMIGEDIHHLVRSAKDLQEHPIAGVDLNMGCPSPTVYKKQCGGGLLRDPQKVDQVLGALREAVPGLFTVKMRIGFSDTENFETILDLVNKHQVDLLSLHGRTVKEMYRSEVHYDFIKRAAERISCPLLANGDITSAAKARQVLDYTGAAGVMVGRHAIRNPWIFQQIRDDQAGLPISEIPLYQVNRYIKELYEAVSKPHAPEQAQVNKMKKYLNFVGQGVDPEGKFLYEMRRAKSKTQLFDICDRHMPEDGDGTFAPEPYQGVIARPNCES